From one Lycium barbarum isolate Lr01 chromosome 6, ASM1917538v2, whole genome shotgun sequence genomic stretch:
- the LOC132645469 gene encoding protein WHAT'S THIS FACTOR 1 homolog, chloroplastic, which produces MEPKVLLSSTSRPFAPNGTFPFSISHKSSFLHKTRICPVTHLAISANHFGKTQILGKSLAFGEKNGSLCNLKTPFLGKSVSFREKNESLCNLRKPQVPNFTIRAAGAVKRRKELPFDNVIQRDKKLKLVMKIRKILVSQPDRIMSLRELGRYRRALGLEKKRRFIALLKKFPGVFEIVEEGAYSLKFKMTPEAERLYLEEMKIRYEMEDLLVVKLRKILMMSLDKRILLEKIGHLKTDLGLPLEFQDTICRRYPQYFKVVPTGRGPALELTHWDPELAVSAAQIAEEENRQRELEEKDLIIDRPPRFNRVKLPKGLKLSKGEMRRISQFRDMPYISPYEDFSEIRQGTPEKEKHACGVVHELLSLTVEKRTLVDHLTHFREEFRFSQQLRGMLIRHPDMFYVSLKGDRDSVFLREAYQDSHLIEKNRLLLIKEKLRSLVSVTRFNRRTTPQTDSDGTEKSESKYGTDAEEGEDWSDIDNLGSDGFDDGDEDSDDDWSDDGDEDIPPDFSDDEGTVNLEDRKLTKKVNGTKEEEKNLVPVFPDGRPRERW; this is translated from the coding sequence ATGGAACCCAAGGTTCTTCTTTCCTCAACATCAAGACCCTTTGCTCCAAATGGAACTTTTCCCTTTTCCATTTCACATAAATCATCTTTTCTTCATAAAACTAGAATTTGTCCAGTGACCCATCTGGCTATATCAGCAAACCATTTTGGAAAGACTcaaattttgggcaaaagtttaGCTTTTGGAGAAAAGAATGGATCTTTATGTAATTTAAAGACTCCATTTTTGGGCAAAAGTGTATCTTTTAGAGAAAAGAATGAATCTTTATGTAATTTAAGGAAACCCCAGGTGCCTAATTTTACAATTAGAGCAGCTGGTGCTGTGAAGAGAAGGAAAGAGCTTCCTTTTGATAATGTGATTCAAAGGGATAAGAAGTTGAAATTGGTTATGAAGATTAGGAAGATTTTAGTGAGTCAGCCTGATAGAATTATGTCGCTTCGCGAATTGGGTAGGTATAGAAGAGCATTGGGTCTGGAaaagaaaaggagatttattGCTTTGTTGAAGAAATTTCCTGGAGTGTTTGAGATTGTGGAAGAAGGGGCTTACTCACTTAAGTTCAAAATGACTCCTGAGGCTGAGAGGCTTTACTTAGAGGAAATGAAGATTAGGTATGAAATGGAGGATTTGTTGGTTGTCAAGTTGAGGAAAATATTGATGATGTCTTTGGACAAACGGATTCTGTTGGAGAAGATTGGACATCTGAAGACTGACTTAGGTCTTCCATTGGAATTCCAGGATACAATCTGTAGGCGATATCCACAATACTTCAAGGTAGTTCCAACTGGACGAGGGCCGGCACTTGAGTTGACTCACTGGGACCCTGAGCTTGCTGTGTCTGCTGCACAGATCGCAGAAGAAGAGAATAGGCAAAGAGAGTTGGAAGAGAAAGATTTGATCATCGATAGACCACCAAGGTTCAATAGGGTGAAGCTTCCTAAGGGTCTTAAACTTTCAAAGGGTGAGATGAGAAGGATTAGTCAGTTTAGAGATATGCCTTACATTTCTCCTTATGAGGATTTCTCTGAAATAAGGCAAGGTACTCCGGaaaaagaaaaacatgcatgcggTGTGGTTCATGAACTTCTGAGCCTCACAGTCGAGAAAAGGACTCTTGTTGATCACCTTACTCATTTTAGGGAAGAATTTAGATTCTCTCAACAGCTGAGAGGCATGCTGATAAGGCATCCTGATATGTTCTATGTCTCTTTGAAAGGGGATCGGGACTCCGTTTTTCTTCGTGAAGCTTATCAGGATTCACACTTGATAGAAAAGAACAGGTTATTGCTCATCAAAGAAAAGCTTCGCTCCCTTGTGTCCGTTACAAGATTCAATCGGAGAACCACTCCACAAACTGATTCTGACGGAACAGAAAAATCTGAGTCCAAATATGGAACTGATGCTGAGGAAGGTGAAGATTGGTCTGACATTGATAACTTGGGGAGTGATGGATTTGATGATGGCGATGAAGATTCCGATGATGACTGGAGTGATGATGGTGATGAAGATATACCTCCTGACTTCAGTGACGATGAAGGTACTGTTAACCTTGAAGACAGGAAACTGACTAAAAAAGTTAATGGTACAAAGGAGGAAGAAAAGAATCTAGTCCCTGTTTTTCCAGATGGCCGGCCCCGGGAACGCTGGTGA
- the LOC132645470 gene encoding rhodanese-like domain-containing protein 4, chloroplastic has protein sequence MGAINAVRLTPLSVLSDRRNEPRKIPSHPISFPFKNLCSVENLSRKIQGGLVLLSSALSTTGLAKALTYEETLELSTTSPAADFDATAVAETVTTFASENPIIIAGGFAALALPIVLFQVLGKPKSSFGVESAKTAYAKLAEDASAQLLDIRAPSELREVGSPDIKGLKKKPVTVVYKGEDKPGFLKKLALKFKEPENTTFFILDKFDGNSELVAELVTENGFKAAYAIKDGAEGPRGWLNSGLPWIVPKKTLSLDLSNLSDALDGVLGEGSDAVTVGLGAAAAAGLGLLAFTEVETILQLLGSAALVQLVGKKLLFAEDRKQTLKQVDEFLTTKVAPKELVDEIKQIGKALLPDSVSSKALPAPAEASPAAATSTVEKTESAPKEDIAPPKVEATSEPTPEVNSVPNAEVKADALPESSRPLSPYPNYPDLKPPTSPMPSQP, from the exons ATGGGGGCCATTAATGCAGTAAGATTGACACCTCTCAGTGTTCTTTCTGATAGAAGAAATGAACCAAGAAAAATCCCATCACACCCCATTTCTTTCCCATTCAAGAATCTCTGTTCAGTAgaaaatttatcaagaaaaattcAAGGGGGTTTAGTACTTCTATCATCAGCACTAAGTACTACAGGCTTAGCTAAAGCATTAACATATGAGGAGACACTTGAGCTATCTACAACCAGTCCAGCTGCTGACTTTGATGCAACTGCAGTTGCAGAAACTGTGACCACTTTTGCATCAGAGAATCCTATAATTATAGCTGGTGGATTTGCTGCTTTGGCTTTACCAATAGTTCTGTTTCAGGTTCTTGGAAAGCCTAAGTCATCATTTGGTGTTGAGTCTGCCAAGACAGCTTATGCAAAATTGGCAGAAGATGCAAGTGCACAGCTTCTTGATATAAGAGCACCTAGTGAATTGAGGGAAGTTGGGAGTCCAGATATAAAGGGTTTGAAGAAGAAACCAGTTACAGTTGTTTATAAGGGTGAAGATAAGCCTGGGTTCTTGAAAAAGCTCGCTTTGAAGTTCAAGGAGCCAGAGAATACTACATTCTTCATTCTAGACAA ATTTGATGGGAACTCTGAACTGGTTGCGGAGCTAGTCACAGAAAATGGATTTAAAGCTGCTTATGCAATCAAAGATGGTGCTGAAGGACCCCGGGGATGGCTG AACAGTGGCCTTCCTTGGATAGTTCCTAAGAAAACATTGAGTCTTGATCTGAGCAATCTGTCCGATGCTCTTGACGGTGTTCTTGGG GAAGGTTCTGATGCTGTTACTGTAGGCTTAGGTGCTGCAGCAGCTGCTGGGCTAGGGCTTTTAGCCTTCACAGAG GTAGAAACGATACTCCAACTGTTAGGCTCAGCTGCACTAGTCCAACTGGTTGGCAAGAAACTTCTGTTTGCAGAG GACAGAAAGCAGACTCTGAAACAAGTTGATGAGTTTCTCACCACTAAGGTTGCTCCAAAGGAGCTGGTAGATGAGATTAAG CAAATAGGGAAGGCTCTCCTTCCAGACTCTGTGAGTAGCAAAGCTCTACCTGCACCTGCAGAGGCAAGCCCCGCTGCAGCCACCAGCACTGTTGAGAAAACTGAATCAGCTCCTAAGGAAGATATCGCCCCACCTAAAGTAGAAGCAACCTCCGAGCCTACCCCCGAAGTCAATTCAGTCCCTAATGCAGAAGTCAAAGCAGATGCACTACCTGAAAGTTCAAGGCCACTTTCACCTTATCCTAAT TATCCTGATCTCAAGCCTCCAACATCGCCGATGCCTTCACAACCATAA
- the LOC132645471 gene encoding histone H3-like centromeric protein CENH3 — protein MARTKHLAKRTRTKPSAAAAPAPAPAATPSTPARRSPRTSVQRPKQKKRYRPGTVALREIRHFQKTWNLVIPAAPFIRLVREVSHFFAPGVTRWQAEALIAIQEAAEDFLVHLFEDAMLCAIHAKRVTLMKKDFELARRLGGKGQPW, from the exons ATGGCGAGAACCAAACACCTTGCTAAACGAACTCGCACCAAACCTTCTG CTGCGGCTGCACCTGCACCTGCACCTGCAGCGACTCCTTCG ACTCCTGCAAGAAGAAGCCCAAGGA CTTCGGTGCAGAGGCCAAAACAGAAGAAGCGTTACAGGCCAGGGACAGTGGCGCTTCGAGAGATCAGGCACTTTCAGAAGACATGGAATCTTGTTATTCCAGCCGCGCCTTTTATCAGACTG GTCAGAGAAGTTAGTCACTTTTTTGCACCTGGAGTAACTCGCTGGCAAGCTGAGGCTTTAATAGCTATTCAGGAG GCTGCAGAAGATTTTCTAGTTCATTTGTTTGAAGATGCAATGCTGTGCGCTATTCATGCGAAACGTGTGACACTTA TGAAAAAGGATTTTGAGCTGGCTCGACGTCTTGGAGGAAAAGGGCAGCCTTGGTGA
- the LOC132645472 gene encoding MYB-like transcription factor ETC3 isoform X1 — MDQNLQHQPKLMHQCCSHEEEVNSMEWEFISMSKQEEDLIYRMHKLVGDRWGLIAGRIPGRRAEEIERFWIMKHSDGFAHKRRQLRKV; from the exons ATGGATCAGAATCTCCAGCACCAGCCCAAACTCATGCACCAATGTTGCAGCCATGAAGAAG AAGTTAATAGTATGGAGTGGGAGTTCATCAGCATGAGCAAACAAGAAGAAGATCTTATTTACAGGATGCACAAGCTTGTTGGAGACAG GTGGGGGCTGATAGCAGGAAGAATACCAGGGAGAAGAGCAGAAGAAATAGAAAGATTTTGGATAATGAAACACAGTGATGGCTTTGCACACAAGAGACGACAATTAAGAAAAGTCTAG
- the LOC132645472 gene encoding transcription factor TRY isoform X2 — MDQNLQHQPKLMHQCCSHEEVNSMEWEFISMSKQEEDLIYRMHKLVGDRWGLIAGRIPGRRAEEIERFWIMKHSDGFAHKRRQLRKV; from the exons ATGGATCAGAATCTCCAGCACCAGCCCAAACTCATGCACCAATGTTGCAGCCATGAAGAAG TTAATAGTATGGAGTGGGAGTTCATCAGCATGAGCAAACAAGAAGAAGATCTTATTTACAGGATGCACAAGCTTGTTGGAGACAG GTGGGGGCTGATAGCAGGAAGAATACCAGGGAGAAGAGCAGAAGAAATAGAAAGATTTTGGATAATGAAACACAGTGATGGCTTTGCACACAAGAGACGACAATTAAGAAAAGTCTAG